In Gemmatimonadota bacterium, the genomic stretch TCGCTCGTTGGCTACTCTGCTTCATAGAAGAGCCACAAAAGGTGATTGAGCAGGTAGCCCGCACGCTTAAAAGAGGTGGACACCTGCTCGTTATGGATTACTGCACTTATGGGGCATTTGTCGCCCAGATTCAATACCCCCACTTGCGGCGCGTGCTGCAGGCAGTACACAGGAGCTTCGGCGATGGACTCGAAATCGGCGATAAGCTGCCCCAACTCATGGAACGTTGTGGCCTGGAGGTCGTGGAAGTCATTCCTATCGGCGGCATTGCCCGCCCAGGCAACCGCATCTGGTGCTGGATAGAAGATTTCTTGCGCATGTATTTGCCTGAACTCGTGGCACGCGGCGCATTGCGCGAAGAAGATTGCGCGGCGCATTGGGAAGAATGGCAAACAAATGCCCGCGATCCACAAGCCACTATTTCATCGCCATCAATGGTCGGCGTTATTGGCGTCAAGATCTAAGTTTGGAGGAAAAATGAACGACATCCGCATTGGCATAATCGGCTCAGGCGGTATGGCGAGTCGCCATGCCCAGCACTTTTCCCGAACAGATGGCTTTGAACTCATTGCCATTGCTGCGCGAAACATAGAAACCGGGCCAGCACTCGCCAACAAGCACGGTATAGATTACTTACCGACCTATCGGGAAATACTCAAACGCGACGACATCGACGCCATCGCAATATGCACCTACAACGACACCCACAGTGAAATCGCCCTTGCCGCGCTCGATGCAAACAAACACGTTTTTACCGAATATCCCGCGGCGCGCAATATCGATGAAGCGCAACAATTGCTTTCCAGAATCGACCACTCATCTCGCGTCCTCCGCGTGGGCCACAACGAAGTACTCTCGCCATCTCACCG encodes the following:
- a CDS encoding methyltransferase domain-containing protein produces the protein MNDGIIGSGGMASHNKRGKHVLSTAAKRDYLLGTNDEELHRLQAQHNTWQAETTDLWDRATFRAGQTILDLGCGPGFTSLELGERVGAGGRVLAVDGSKKFADFLRHRAASASMTQIEVVVADVRTLDLPVASIDAVFARWLLCFIEEPQKVIEQVARTLKRGGHLLVMDYCTYGAFVAQIQYPHLRRVLQAVHRSFGDGLEIGDKLPQLMERCGLEVVEVIPIGGIARPGNRIWCWIEDFLRMYLPELVARGALREEDCAAHWEEWQTNARDPQATISSPSMVGVIGVKI